In Dromaius novaehollandiae isolate bDroNov1 chromosome 3, bDroNov1.hap1, whole genome shotgun sequence, the following are encoded in one genomic region:
- the TBPL1 gene encoding TATA box-binding protein-like 1, producing the protein MDADSDVALDILITNVVCVFRTRCHLNLRKIALEGANVIYKRDVGKVLMKLRKPRITATIWSSGKVICTGATSEEEAKFGARRLARSLQKLGFQVIFTDFKVVNVLAVCNMPFEIRLPEFTKKNRPHASYEPELHPAVCYRIKTLRATLQIFSTGSITVTGPNVKAVASAVEQIYPFVFESRK; encoded by the exons ATGGATGCAGACAGTGATGTTGCATTGGACATTTTAATCACAAACGTAGTGTGCGTTTTTAGAACAAGATGTCATTTAAACTTGAGGAAGATTGCATTAGAGGGAGCAAATGTGATATACAAGCGTGATGTTGGG aaggTATTAATGAAGCTTAGGAAACCTAGGATTACGGCCACAATTTGGTCCTCAGGAAAAGTTATTTGCACAGGAGCCACAAG TGAAGAAGAAGCTAAATTTGGTGCCAGACGATTAGCTCGTAGTCTACAGAAACTAGGTTTTCAG gtaattttcacagattttaaagTTGTGAATGTTTTAGCAGTGTGCAACATGCCCTTTGAGATCAGATTGCCagaatttacaaagaaaaacagacctCATGCGAG ttATGAACCAGAACTTCATCCTGCGGTGTGTTACAGAATAAAAACTCTCAGAGCTACCTTACAGATTTTTTCAACAGGCAGTATCACAGTTACAG GGCCAAATGTAAAAGCTGTTGCCAGTGCTGTGGAACAGATTTACCCATTCGtgtttgaaagcagaaaatag